From the genome of Thermosynechococcus sp. NK55a:
CAATTCCCTTTGCTACCAACAACCTTGGAATTTTTTATCGTCCGAGTTTATTCGCTGCTGCTGGCATTAAAACACTACCCAGCACATGGCAGGAACTAGAGCAGGTGAGCCAAACCCTAAAGGCCCAGGGTATCACCCCACTGCTCCTTCCCCTTGGTCAAGGGGAATTTGCCATCTTTACTTGGTTGCCCTTCTTTTGGAGTGCCGGTGGCAGTCTCGGAGAAACGCCAGAAACCGCCCACATTGACACCCCAGCCGCGATTGCGGCCCTTGAGTTTTGGCAACGTCTGCGACAAGAGGGCTTAGCAATACTCTCGGCCCCCGAACGGGGCTATGAACTGGATCAATTTATCCGTGGGGAGGTGGCGATGCAGATTACAGGGCCTTGGACATTGGCGCAATTACAACAGTCGGGGGTGGATTTTGGCGTTCTCCCCATGCCTGCCCTCAAGACCCCTGCCAGCGCACTGGGGGGCGAAAATCTCTTTGTCTTTCGCTCAACACCCCAACGGGAAGAGGCAGCTCTAGCCTTCTTGAACTACGTTCTTAGTGAAGAATTTCAAACGGAGTGGGCTTTGGGCACAGGGTATTTGCCCATCAATGAACGGGTGCGGACCAACGATCGCTATCAGGCCTTTGTGGCCCAGCAACCTGCCCTCCGTGTCTTTTTGGATCAGATGGCTGCGGCTCAAGCACGCCCCAACTTTCGTGGCTATGCCCGCTTTTCCCAAACCCTTGGGCGAGCGATCGAAAGCGTTCTGCTTGGAAAATTAACCCCGAAAGCCGCAGTGGAAACTGCAGAGCAACGTTGGCAACTAATGCGCCCGCGTTAGACGCGTTAGAAAAGACTGCTCGCCGCCTTAACCATATTGGCTGGATTAAAGGCATCCATAGCAGCAGTGGCCTCATAACCACAGTGCACCATGCAGTCACGGCACTTGGGATTGCCACTTTTGTGGCCATACTTATCCCAGTCGGTATTTTCAATCAGTTCCTTCCACGTCTTGTAGTGCCCCTCGTTGAGGAGGTAGCAGGGTTTCTGCCAACCCAACACACTATAGCTGGGCATGCCCCAA
Proteins encoded in this window:
- a CDS encoding ABC transporter substrate-binding protein, producing the protein MIVCNRRGWFALLLGFLSLLLIGCTTAPQSEQPIELIFWHGVNPPPNRIVLQRLVDRFNARHPQIHVQALYVGQPDQQLPKILAAVVGNAAPDLLWYNPTITGQFVDLGALRPLDDWWQASPYRDQVSPALIPTMRYGNHYWSIPFATNNLGIFYRPSLFAAAGIKTLPSTWQELEQVSQTLKAQGITPLLLPLGQGEFAIFTWLPFFWSAGGSLGETPETAHIDTPAAIAALEFWQRLRQEGLAILSAPERGYELDQFIRGEVAMQITGPWTLAQLQQSGVDFGVLPMPALKTPASALGGENLFVFRSTPQREEAALAFLNYVLSEEFQTEWALGTGYLPINERVRTNDRYQAFVAQQPALRVFLDQMAAAQARPNFRGYARFSQTLGRAIESVLLGKLTPKAAVETAEQRWQLMRPR